Proteins encoded by one window of Vibrio algicola:
- the uvrY gene encoding UvrY/SirA/GacA family response regulator transcription factor — protein sequence MINVFLVDDHELVRTGIRRIIEDVRGMKVVGEANSGEESVKWCRANHADVILMDMNMPGIGGLEATKKILRFNPDVKIIVLTIHTENPFPTKVMQAGGSGYLTKGAGPDEMVNAIRMVNSGQRYISPEIAQQMALSQFSAPSDNPFKELSERELQIMLMITKGEKVTDISEQLNLSPKTVNSYRYRLFSKLDIGGDVELTHLAIRYGMITTETL from the coding sequence GTGATAAATGTTTTTCTTGTAGATGATCACGAGCTGGTTCGCACAGGGATTCGACGTATTATTGAAGACGTCCGTGGCATGAAAGTAGTAGGGGAAGCTAACAGTGGTGAAGAGTCTGTAAAATGGTGCCGTGCTAATCACGCGGATGTTATCTTAATGGACATGAATATGCCGGGTATTGGCGGCTTGGAAGCTACCAAAAAAATCTTACGATTTAATCCCGATGTCAAAATTATTGTTTTGACGATTCATACCGAAAACCCATTTCCAACCAAAGTAATGCAGGCAGGCGGTTCTGGTTATTTAACCAAAGGCGCAGGGCCCGATGAAATGGTGAATGCGATCCGCATGGTCAATAGTGGTCAACGCTATATTTCACCAGAGATCGCGCAACAAATGGCGTTAAGTCAATTTTCTGCACCCTCGGATAACCCTTTTAAAGAGTTATCAGAGCGTGAATTGCAGATCATGCTAATGATCACCAAAGGTGAGAAGGTAACCGATATTTCGGAGCAATTAAATTTGAGTCCGAAAACGGTCAACAGTTATCGTTATCGATTATTCAGCAAGTTGGATATTGGTGGGGATGTTGAACTGACCCACCTTGCAATTCGTTATGGCATGATCACAACTGAGACGTTGTAG
- the uvrC gene encoding excinuclease ABC subunit UvrC gives MDVPLADFDSAAFLSTVSQQPGVYRMYNAMDDVIYVGKAKNLNKRLSSYFRKNVDNEKTKALVSHIQKIDVTVTHTETEALILEHNYIKQYLPKYNVLLRDDKSYPYILISKHKHPRLAYHRGVKRRKGEYFGPYPEAGAVRETLHLLQRIIPVRQCEDSVYANRTRPCLMYQIERCSAPCVKGLVSDEEYAESVHYVRLFLQGKDDQVLNALIAKMEQASQGLAFEQAAKYRDQIQAIRRVQEQQSVSDDSLDDMDVIGFAKENGLACIHLLMIRQGKILGSRSHFPKIPANTDDKEVFSSFLNQYYLSHNEASSIPNRITMNGDLFDDNVFDGSSSLQEALAQLSGHKVQFHTKPRGMRERYLRLSNTNALSALTAKISHKMTVNQRVKALELEFKLQRIERMECFDISHTMGESTIASCVVFNREGPVKQDYRRYNIEGITGGDDYAAMAQVLDRRYSKQQYTDEQYAEKIPDIIFIDGGKGQLNRAHEILQKYWQDWPKRPELIGIAKGVTRKPGLETLIKTNGEEFNLPSDAPALHLIQHIRDESHNHAISGHRAKRGKTRRTSTLEGIEGVGPKRRQALLKSMGGIQELKRATVEELTKVPGISKSLAEIIHQALKQ, from the coding sequence ATGGATGTGCCTTTGGCAGATTTTGATTCTGCTGCTTTTTTATCAACCGTTTCACAACAACCTGGCGTTTATCGTATGTATAACGCCATGGATGATGTTATCTATGTTGGTAAAGCCAAAAATTTAAACAAGCGCCTGTCGAGTTATTTTCGTAAAAACGTAGATAACGAGAAAACCAAGGCGCTGGTTTCGCATATCCAAAAAATTGATGTGACGGTCACTCATACTGAAACCGAAGCCTTGATCCTCGAACACAATTACATCAAGCAATACCTACCTAAATACAATGTGTTACTGCGTGATGATAAATCGTATCCCTATATTCTGATCTCAAAACATAAACACCCAAGGTTGGCGTATCATCGCGGCGTAAAGCGGCGTAAAGGGGAATACTTTGGTCCTTACCCTGAAGCTGGTGCGGTGCGTGAAACCTTGCATTTGTTGCAAAGAATTATTCCGGTGCGTCAGTGCGAAGACAGTGTGTATGCTAACCGAACCAGACCGTGTTTGATGTATCAAATTGAGCGTTGCTCAGCGCCGTGCGTCAAAGGCTTAGTAAGCGATGAAGAGTATGCCGAAAGCGTCCATTATGTGCGTCTCTTTTTGCAAGGAAAGGACGATCAGGTTCTGAACGCTTTGATAGCAAAAATGGAACAAGCCAGCCAAGGATTGGCGTTTGAACAGGCGGCTAAGTATCGCGATCAAATTCAGGCCATTCGTCGGGTGCAAGAGCAGCAATCTGTGTCAGATGATTCACTGGATGATATGGATGTGATTGGATTTGCCAAAGAAAATGGTTTGGCGTGTATTCATTTATTGATGATAAGGCAAGGAAAGATCCTTGGTAGTCGCAGTCATTTCCCTAAAATTCCAGCAAATACCGATGATAAAGAAGTGTTTTCGAGTTTTCTAAATCAGTATTATTTAAGTCATAACGAAGCCTCAAGCATTCCTAACCGAATCACCATGAATGGGGATTTATTCGATGACAACGTATTTGATGGATCCTCCAGCCTGCAAGAGGCATTGGCACAACTGTCGGGGCATAAAGTTCAATTTCATACCAAACCTCGTGGTATGCGAGAGCGTTATTTGCGTTTATCCAATACCAATGCATTGAGTGCGCTAACCGCAAAAATTAGCCACAAGATGACGGTCAATCAAAGAGTTAAAGCATTAGAGTTAGAATTTAAGCTGCAACGTATTGAGCGCATGGAATGTTTTGATATTAGCCATACCATGGGAGAGAGTACCATTGCCTCGTGTGTGGTGTTTAATCGAGAAGGTCCGGTTAAGCAAGATTATCGACGTTATAATATTGAAGGTATTACGGGGGGGGATGATTACGCGGCGATGGCGCAAGTGCTGGACCGACGTTATTCAAAACAGCAATATACCGATGAACAGTATGCTGAAAAAATTCCCGATATTATTTTTATTGATGGTGGTAAAGGGCAGCTAAATCGCGCGCATGAAATCTTGCAAAAATATTGGCAAGATTGGCCCAAACGACCTGAATTGATCGGCATTGCTAAAGGGGTAACTCGTAAACCTGGGCTCGAAACCTTAATCAAAACCAATGGTGAAGAGTTCAATCTACCTAGCGATGCACCGGCATTACACTTAATTCAGCATATTCGTGATGAAAGTCATAACCATGCGATTAGTGGTCATCGAGCCAAACGTGGGAAAACAAGAAGAACCAGTACCTTAGAGGGAATTGAAGGGGTGGGTCCTAAACGTCGGCAAGCTTTATTAAAAAGCATGGGTGGAATTCAAGAATTAAAGCGTGCAACTGTCGAAGAACTAACCAAAGTGCCAGGGATCAGTAAATCTTTAGCAGAAATCATTCATCAAGCATTGAAACAATAA
- the pgsA gene encoding CDP-diacylglycerol--glycerol-3-phosphate 3-phosphatidyltransferase, with translation MRFTIPNILTLLRLALIPVFVVIFYLPYTWAPFAAAMVFWVAGFTDWLDGLLARKLGQTSRFGAFLDPVADKLMVAVALILIVEHYHTIWITIPAATMIAREIIISALREWMAEIGKRASVAVSWIGKWKTLSQMFALWVLIWRYDDWMVWVGYAALYIATALTYWSMIQYLKAAKGDLLAGEKDD, from the coding sequence ATGCGATTTACTATACCGAATATTTTGACTTTACTTCGATTGGCGCTGATCCCAGTTTTTGTCGTTATTTTCTATCTTCCTTATACTTGGGCGCCTTTTGCTGCCGCAATGGTATTTTGGGTTGCAGGATTTACCGACTGGCTCGATGGGCTGTTAGCGCGTAAATTAGGCCAGACTTCTCGCTTTGGCGCATTTTTAGATCCTGTTGCCGATAAACTTATGGTGGCGGTAGCATTAATTCTAATCGTTGAGCATTACCATACGATTTGGATCACGATTCCTGCAGCAACAATGATCGCGCGAGAAATTATTATTTCGGCATTGCGTGAGTGGATGGCTGAAATTGGAAAACGTGCCAGTGTTGCGGTCTCTTGGATTGGTAAATGGAAAACTCTGAGTCAAATGTTTGCGTTATGGGTATTAATTTGGCGTTACGATGATTGGATGGTGTGGGTTGGTTATGCCGCGTTATATATCGCCACAGCGTTAACTTACTGGTCGATGATCCAATATTTAAAAGCGGCGAAAGGTGATTTATTAGCCGGTGAAAAAGACGATTAA
- a CDS encoding AMP-dependent synthetase/ligase — translation MSLEQYHLIGSLRLQSDALQDTIALEGFETAAPWHQVSWTQFDTISQKIAQVLIHFGVGVQDTCAILSDNKPQWACADIACLKARAVVVPIYPTSTSEQARYIINDAQVKVLFVDNTEQYKVACNLQAHSNSIAHIVVFDQSVELLNTHCHHHFDTLISDTMVVDVDCEIELQQRLSDANLDDLLTLIYTSGTTGDPKGVMLDYRNIASTMRQHDQKLAFAKGDVSLAFLPLSHVFERAWSFYVLCRGGKNVYLSDTNKIKEAIAEVRPHTLCVVPRFLEKVYSAVQAKVAKGSATQQKMFAWALSVGARQFEVQQQRAKANPWLSVQHVIATKLIFSKLQQVLGGRLKFMPCGGAALDKDVAGFFHAINIPVLCGYGMTETTATVTCNTIGNRVTGSNGQVLSETEVKIGANNEILVRGDIVMRGYYNRPVETAETFQDGWLKTGDAGEFDANGNLYITDRIKELMKTSNGKYIAPQRVEGKVGCCPFIEQVAVIADSRNYVTALIVPSFESLELWAKEKGLRYESPLELLRNSKVVEHFEKRLKELQQELAGFEKIKRFTLLPSPFSIEQGLITPTLKLRRKNIYQAYANEIQAMYV, via the coding sequence ATGTCATTAGAACAATATCATCTCATTGGTTCTTTACGTCTACAAAGCGATGCTTTACAGGATACAATCGCTCTGGAAGGATTTGAAACCGCCGCGCCTTGGCATCAAGTATCATGGACTCAATTTGATACCATCTCACAAAAAATAGCGCAAGTTCTGATCCATTTTGGGGTAGGGGTACAAGATACCTGCGCCATTTTATCCGATAACAAACCACAATGGGCTTGTGCGGACATCGCTTGTTTGAAAGCGCGCGCTGTGGTGGTGCCGATTTATCCAACCAGTACGTCAGAGCAAGCTCGCTATATAATCAATGATGCACAGGTAAAAGTCTTGTTTGTGGATAACACCGAACAATACAAAGTGGCGTGTAATTTACAAGCACACAGTAATAGTATTGCCCATATTGTGGTGTTTGATCAAAGTGTGGAATTATTAAATACACACTGTCATCACCATTTCGATACGCTGATCAGTGACACTATGGTGGTTGACGTTGATTGTGAGATTGAACTACAACAACGTTTATCAGATGCTAATTTAGATGATCTGCTTACGCTTATTTATACTTCCGGTACCACTGGCGATCCTAAAGGTGTGATGCTGGATTACCGCAATATTGCCTCAACCATGCGCCAACACGATCAAAAGCTCGCGTTTGCCAAAGGGGATGTATCACTCGCTTTCTTACCGCTTAGTCATGTCTTTGAACGTGCGTGGAGCTTTTACGTTCTGTGTCGTGGTGGTAAAAATGTCTACCTTTCTGACACCAATAAAATCAAAGAAGCGATTGCAGAGGTTCGCCCACATACTTTATGTGTAGTGCCACGCTTTTTAGAAAAAGTGTATAGCGCAGTCCAAGCGAAAGTGGCAAAAGGCTCAGCGACACAACAAAAAATGTTTGCTTGGGCGCTATCGGTGGGGGCTCGTCAATTTGAGGTACAACAACAGCGTGCTAAAGCTAATCCTTGGCTGAGTGTGCAACACGTTATTGCGACTAAGCTGATCTTTTCAAAACTGCAACAAGTACTCGGTGGGCGTTTGAAGTTTATGCCTTGTGGTGGCGCGGCGTTAGATAAAGACGTAGCCGGTTTTTTCCATGCGATCAATATTCCGGTGTTGTGTGGATATGGCATGACAGAAACCACGGCAACAGTCACCTGTAATACTATTGGCAATCGTGTTACCGGATCTAATGGTCAGGTGCTAAGTGAAACTGAAGTGAAGATTGGCGCAAATAACGAGATCTTAGTTCGTGGTGATATCGTGATGCGTGGCTATTATAATCGCCCAGTGGAAACCGCAGAAACGTTCCAAGACGGTTGGCTTAAAACTGGCGATGCGGGTGAGTTTGATGCCAACGGTAACTTATATATTACCGATCGCATTAAAGAGTTAATGAAAACCTCTAATGGCAAATACATTGCGCCGCAACGTGTTGAAGGTAAAGTAGGTTGCTGTCCGTTCATTGAGCAAGTGGCAGTGATCGCTGACTCGCGTAACTATGTTACCGCTTTAATCGTGCCTTCTTTTGAATCTTTAGAATTGTGGGCAAAAGAGAAAGGACTACGCTACGAATCACCGCTTGAGCTTTTGCGTAATAGCAAAGTGGTTGAGCATTTTGAAAAGCGTTTGAAAGAACTGCAACAAGAGTTGGCTGGGTTTGAAAAAATCAAAAGATTTACGTTATTGCCAAGCCCATTTTCGATTGAGCAAGGTTTGATAACCCCAACCTTAAAATTACGCCGTAAAAACATTTACCAAGCGTATGCCAACGAAATTCAAGCGATGTATGTTTAA
- a CDS encoding glycine cleavage system protein R — protein MMQTFIVNFAGQTSPPIIHQLAKITHENGGKWLVSKINYLDEQVSGLIKIKMPTQHIEAVKDAFTQQKGLTVYFADSTDCSEEKTSDDQQNNLYNMRVDAEDRGGIVHDISQTVETEHGQIINIESNRVFLADSLGVSASMFSSHLTVTLPTATNIQDVISELETLGMQANVVKKSKAKQS, from the coding sequence ATGATGCAAACATTCATTGTTAATTTTGCAGGTCAAACCTCCCCGCCGATTATTCATCAACTGGCTAAAATCACCCATGAAAACGGAGGTAAGTGGCTGGTGTCAAAAATCAATTATCTGGATGAACAAGTCTCTGGGTTGATCAAAATAAAAATGCCAACACAACATATTGAGGCTGTGAAAGATGCCTTTACTCAACAAAAAGGTCTGACTGTTTATTTTGCCGATTCCACTGATTGTAGCGAAGAAAAGACATCCGATGACCAACAAAACAACCTGTATAACATGCGAGTCGATGCAGAAGATCGAGGTGGGATTGTGCATGATATTTCCCAAACCGTTGAAACGGAGCATGGGCAGATCATCAACATAGAAAGTAATCGCGTATTTTTAGCCGATAGCCTTGGGGTCAGTGCCAGCATGTTTAGCTCACATTTAACCGTAACTCTGCCCACTGCCACCAATATTCAAGATGTGATCTCAGAATTGGAAACCTTGGGCATGCAAGCCAATGTGGTTAAAAAGAGCAAGGCGAAACAGAGTTAA
- a CDS encoding DUF3943 domain-containing protein, whose amino-acid sequence MFTCVSTSASALEYSASLVSPVSCNNTTLLSNYCQPNQQYTLSLNSKPINDDKDINSIPPRYLTISDGKDWDYLLGQTYTFFGLSLAAVGLMTLLPEGVTHWDSDQRSFDSLGQKWKDNVSQGPVWDNDSFYLNYIMHPYFGGVYYTVARHSGFNGFESFLYSFTMSTFFWEYGVEAFAEVPSWQDIIVTPILGSLVGEGMYQAEQYIAFENDGELLGSETVGTISLFLLNPIGHIHYWFTGDDESNSELSLTSDPSLSYPKTNLLNHNTSHYAGNEFIGMTFKYHF is encoded by the coding sequence ATGTTCACTTGCGTTTCGACCTCAGCAAGCGCACTTGAATACTCTGCGTCGCTTGTTTCTCCGGTAAGTTGCAATAACACCACCTTACTCTCTAATTATTGCCAACCCAACCAACAATACACTTTATCGCTCAATTCTAAACCAATCAACGACGACAAAGATATTAATTCAATCCCCCCACGCTACCTAACCATCAGTGACGGCAAAGATTGGGATTATTTACTCGGTCAAACTTATACCTTCTTCGGTTTAAGCCTAGCAGCTGTCGGTTTAATGACTTTATTGCCTGAAGGAGTCACTCATTGGGATAGTGACCAGCGTTCTTTCGACAGCCTAGGCCAGAAATGGAAAGATAATGTCTCGCAAGGTCCAGTATGGGATAACGATTCATTTTACCTTAATTACATTATGCATCCCTACTTTGGCGGAGTTTATTATACCGTTGCACGTCACTCTGGTTTTAATGGCTTTGAATCCTTTTTGTACTCTTTTACTATGTCGACCTTTTTTTGGGAGTATGGGGTAGAAGCGTTTGCCGAAGTGCCATCGTGGCAAGATATTATTGTGACCCCAATCTTAGGTTCCTTGGTGGGTGAAGGTATGTATCAAGCGGAACAATACATCGCCTTTGAAAATGATGGTGAACTGCTCGGCTCTGAAACAGTCGGAACCATCAGTTTGTTTTTATTAAACCCAATTGGCCATATTCATTATTGGTTTACCGGTGATGATGAGAGTAATAGTGAGTTATCGTTAACGAGCGACCCGTCTTTAAGCTATCCCAAAACCAATTTACTCAACCACAATACCAGCCATTATGCAGGTAATGAATTTATTGGTATGACGTTTAAATATCATTTTTAA
- a CDS encoding CinA family nicotinamide mononucleotide deamidase-related protein: MKISMLSTGEEVLHGDIVDSNASWLGEQFFQHGFGLDYRATVGDQLDGLVAEITALSLRSDVVIVNGGLGPTSDDMSAQAMAQAAGVELELKQEWLENIEGYFASLGRPMAPSNVKQAMLPIGSEIIDNPVGTACGFSMRLNDALIMFTPGVPFEFKRMVTDEILPLLHQLYPSVEQQACHKIYVLGLGESSIADSLKSLTLPQGFSLGYRSYLPFIEVKVFCPVRHPELNEIVQQIADILIDNVVGIDKPLINGVVDALQSQQWQLSILEQVTGGELARQMYHAGSTGSDDAQSSVFQQSIVDNQAPKLAELADSVLLCAEYRQDTQADVSLANFWLEDGSIALTLSTEQGAWAQQVTFKRDYPLIAKQVIVTMVLLDMLRRQASDLKVIGQYGYFECVNKIEI; this comes from the coding sequence ATGAAGATATCGATGTTAAGTACCGGAGAAGAAGTACTGCATGGTGACATCGTGGATAGCAATGCCTCTTGGCTTGGAGAGCAATTCTTTCAGCATGGATTTGGCTTGGATTATCGCGCCACGGTAGGCGATCAACTTGACGGCTTGGTGGCTGAAATTACGGCCTTAAGTCTGCGCAGTGATGTGGTGATCGTCAACGGTGGTTTAGGGCCAACTAGTGATGATATGAGCGCCCAGGCTATGGCTCAGGCGGCAGGGGTTGAATTAGAGTTGAAGCAAGAGTGGCTTGAGAATATAGAAGGATATTTTGCATCGTTAGGTCGGCCAATGGCACCAAGTAATGTCAAACAAGCCATGTTACCTATAGGCTCCGAGATCATTGATAATCCGGTGGGAACGGCCTGTGGTTTTAGTATGCGTTTGAATGATGCCTTAATTATGTTTACTCCCGGTGTCCCGTTTGAGTTTAAGCGTATGGTCACAGATGAAATCCTGCCGTTATTGCACCAACTCTACCCAAGTGTGGAGCAGCAAGCGTGTCATAAGATTTATGTGTTGGGGTTAGGGGAGTCGAGTATTGCCGATTCACTTAAATCACTGACATTACCGCAAGGTTTTTCGCTCGGTTATCGCTCTTATTTGCCGTTTATCGAAGTGAAAGTATTTTGTCCAGTTCGACACCCTGAGTTGAACGAGATTGTGCAGCAGATCGCCGATATTTTAATCGATAATGTGGTGGGTATTGATAAACCGCTTATTAATGGGGTGGTGGATGCACTGCAAAGCCAACAATGGCAGTTGTCGATATTAGAGCAAGTGACGGGTGGTGAATTAGCCCGCCAAATGTATCACGCGGGATCCACAGGGTCTGATGATGCTCAATCTAGCGTTTTCCAGCAAAGTATCGTGGATAATCAAGCGCCGAAATTAGCAGAGTTGGCAGACAGTGTATTGTTGTGTGCAGAGTATCGACAAGACACCCAAGCAGACGTTAGTTTGGCCAATTTCTGGCTAGAAGATGGCAGCATAGCATTGACCTTGAGCACCGAGCAGGGGGCATGGGCGCAGCAAGTGACATTTAAACGCGACTATCCATTGATCGCAAAACAAGTGATAGTCACTATGGTGTTATTGGATATGTTGCGTAGACAAGCCTCCGATCTCAAGGTTATCGGGCAATATGGTTATTTTGAATGTGTGAATAAGATTGAAATTTAA
- the yfaE gene encoding class I ribonucleotide reductase maintenance protein YfaE, with product MKKMQVNQATLLETNSNTTLLEAMESEGLQPEFQCRDGHCGACKCELVSGEVEYVGFALAFTHPKEILPCICKAKTDLVLDKVRYQAIKQRA from the coding sequence ATGAAAAAAATGCAAGTCAACCAAGCGACGTTACTCGAAACCAATAGCAATACCACTTTGTTAGAAGCGATGGAAAGTGAAGGGTTACAACCTGAATTCCAATGCCGTGATGGACATTGTGGTGCCTGTAAATGTGAATTGGTTTCGGGTGAAGTAGAATACGTTGGCTTTGCATTAGCTTTTACTCACCCCAAAGAAATTTTGCCTTGTATCTGCAAGGCAAAAACCGATTTAGTGTTAGATAAAGTGCGCTATCAAGCCATCAAGCAACGTGCTTAG
- the nrdB gene encoding class Ia ribonucleoside-diphosphate reductase subunit beta yields MAYSIFNQNKNDQLKEPMFLGQSVNVARYDQQKFEIFEKLIEKQLSFFWRPEEVDVSSDRIDYNKLPDHEKHIFISNLKYQTLLDSIQGRSPNVALLPLVSLPELETWIETWSFSETIHSRSYTHIIRNIVNDPSVVFDDIVENEHIVKRAKDIAHYYDELIRLTNDYHRYGEGNHVLNGEKVNVSLMALKKQLYLCLMSVNALEAIRFYVSFACSFAFAERELMEGNAKIIKLIARDEALHLTGTQHMLNILRNGQDDFSFMQIAEECKQECFDLFKEAAEQEKEWADYLFKDGSMIGLNKDILCQYVEYITNIRMQAVGLGIAYPEATSNPIPWINAWLSSDNVQVAPQEAEISSYLVGQIDNEIDADDFGDFEL; encoded by the coding sequence ATGGCATACAGTATTTTTAATCAAAACAAAAATGATCAATTAAAAGAACCTATGTTTCTGGGTCAATCGGTTAACGTCGCGCGTTACGATCAACAAAAATTTGAGATTTTTGAAAAGTTAATTGAAAAGCAGTTAAGCTTTTTCTGGCGTCCTGAAGAAGTGGATGTTTCTAGTGACCGTATCGATTACAACAAATTGCCTGATCACGAAAAACACATTTTCATCAGTAATTTAAAATACCAAACTTTGCTCGATTCTATCCAAGGCCGCAGCCCAAACGTTGCCCTATTACCACTTGTTTCTTTGCCAGAACTTGAAACTTGGATTGAGACATGGTCATTCTCAGAAACCATTCACTCGCGCTCTTACACTCATATTATTCGTAATATTGTTAATGATCCAAGTGTGGTATTTGACGATATCGTTGAAAATGAACACATCGTAAAACGTGCTAAAGATATTGCTCATTATTACGACGAACTTATCCGCCTGACTAATGATTACCATCGTTACGGTGAAGGTAATCACGTTCTTAATGGCGAGAAAGTCAATGTCAGCCTAATGGCACTGAAGAAGCAACTTTATCTTTGCTTAATGTCAGTTAATGCTTTAGAAGCGATTCGCTTTTACGTTAGTTTTGCTTGTTCATTTGCGTTTGCGGAACGTGAATTGATGGAAGGCAACGCTAAAATCATTAAATTAATTGCTCGTGATGAAGCGCTTCACCTAACGGGTACTCAACACATGTTGAATATTTTGCGTAATGGTCAAGATGACTTTAGCTTTATGCAAATTGCCGAAGAGTGCAAACAAGAATGTTTTGACCTGTTTAAAGAAGCAGCAGAGCAGGAAAAAGAATGGGCCGATTACCTATTTAAAGACGGCTCAATGATTGGTTTGAATAAAGACATTCTTTGCCAATACGTTGAGTACATTACCAATATTCGTATGCAAGCGGTTGGTTTAGGTATTGCTTACCCAGAAGCAACCTCTAACCCTATTCCGTGGATCAATGCTTGGTTGTCTTCAGATAACGTCCAAGTGGCGCCACAAGAAGCAGAAATTAGCTCATACCTCGTTGGCCAAATTGATAATGAAATTGATGCCGATGACTTTGGAGATTTTGAGCTGTAA